GTGACCAGCGGCAACCACGACTCGGCCCGCCGGCTGGGCTTCAACGCCCGCCTGGTCGACCTCGCCGGGGTCCACCTGCGCACCGAGCTGTCCCGGGTGGGCGAGCCGGTGCTGCTCGAGGACGCCCACGGCCAGGTCGCCGTCCACGGGCTGCCCTACCTCGACCCCGACGTCGCCCGGGTGGCGTGGGACCTGCCCACCCGGTCCCACCACACCGCCCTGGCCCACGCCGTCGGCCTGGTCCGCGCCGACCTCGCGACCCGCCCGGCCGGCACCCGCTCGGTGGTGCTGGCCCACGCGTTCGTGACCGGCGGCCAGCCCAGCGACAGCGAGCGCGACATCGCCGTCGGCGGCGTCTCGGCCGTGCCGACCGAGCTCTTCGAGCCCTTCGACTACACCGCCCTGGGCCACCTGCACGGCCGGGCCACGCTCACGCCCACGGTGCGCTACTGCGGGTCCCCGGTCGCCTACTCCTTCTCCGAGGCCCACCACGTCAAGGGCAGCTGGCTGGTCGACCTCGGACCCCGCGGCACGACGCAGGCCCAGTTCGTCGAGGCGCCCGTGACCCGTCGGCTCGCCGTCCTCGAGGGCGAGCTGGAGCAGCTCCTCGCCGACCCGGCCCTGGCCCGCCACGAGACGGCCTGGGTGCAGGCGACGCTGACCGACGCCTCCCGCCCCGACCAGGCGATGGAGCGGCTCCGCCGGCGCTTCCCCCACGCCCTGGCGCTGCGCTTCGCCCCG
This genomic interval from Nocardioides scoriae contains the following:
- a CDS encoding exonuclease SbcCD subunit D, which codes for MRLLHTSDWHLGRSFHGEDLLGAQAAFVDHLVETVTREQVDAVLVAGDVYDRALPPVDAVALADEAFHRLAATRARVVVTSGNHDSARRLGFNARLVDLAGVHLRTELSRVGEPVLLEDAHGQVAVHGLPYLDPDVARVAWDLPTRSHHTALAHAVGLVRADLATRPAGTRSVVLAHAFVTGGQPSDSERDIAVGGVSAVPTELFEPFDYTALGHLHGRATLTPTVRYCGSPVAYSFSEAHHVKGSWLVDLGPRGTTQAQFVEAPVTRRLAVLEGELEQLLADPALARHETAWVQATLTDASRPDQAMERLRRRFPHALALRFAPVGGAPSTRRHLVAGRSAHDVTLDFVEHVRGRAATDAESALLAEALACCSEDRELDLERVGAAAGAAPDAGR